DNA from Coleofasciculaceae cyanobacterium:
TGCTGCATTCTGGAGGATTAAAGAGCGAGACTTAACCCTTCCTCCTTTAATGCCAAAGAACCGTTCGAGAATACGAGCGACGTTAGTATCTAACACTGCTGCTGGCTGTCCGAATGCCTGAGAAAGTATCGCTCTGGCAGTGTACTTGCCGATACCTGGTCGCTTTAATAGTTCTGTTTCTGATTGGGGTACTTTTCCCTCGTATTTCTCAATAATAATCTTGGCTGTTTCGGATAATCTTTCTGCTCTGAAAAACAAACCCAATGGTTGCAATAGTTTAGCTACATCTTCTACAGAGGCGATCGCCAGCCGTTCTACTGTAGGATACTCAGTTAGAAAGGCTTCATAGATAGGTGCGACTGTATCTGCATCGGTTCTCTGTAACAAAAACTCAGCAACCATAATGGAGTAAGGATCTAAGGTTTGGCGCCAGGAATAGTCTCTTAAGTTACGTTCTGCCCAAGTGAGAAGGCGATCGCCAAACCATTTAATTCTTTCTTCGATTATGATATTTTCCACATTATTCAAACAATGACAATTGAACCGTCCGTAGCTGCTTTTTTTGATGATCGAGATTGGATAGTGAGATACCCAACAAGCGAATACTTTTATCTTCCAGTTCGACTATTTCCAGTAATGCTACTGCTTCTCTCATAATCGCATCCAAACTATCGATACAATTCTCAAAAGTACGAGAGCGCGTAATCTGTTGATAGTCAGAAAACTTTACCTTCAAAGTCAGCGTTCTACCCGAAGCTTGATGCAGTTCGATCCGTTCGACGAGCGTTAAAGCAATTTGTTTGAGTTTAACTATTATCGTTGCTTTATCCTTCAAGTTCTCGGCAAATGAATTTTCTGCGCCAATGGATTTGCGAATACGATTAGCCTCAACTGCCCTATTGTCCTTTGCTCTGGCAATGTTGTAGTAATAATTACCCGTTTTGCCAAAGGATTGCACTAAATAAAAAAGCGATCGCTCTTTTAAGTCAGCCCCAGTCCGAATCCCCAAACTCTTCATCTTAGCTGCGGTAACTTTACCAATACCGTGAAACTTTTCTATCGGTAGTTCTTCTACGAATGTTTCGGCATCTTCTGGCAGGATGACGGTCATACCGTTTGGCTTGTTCATTCCCGATGCTATCTTGGCTAAAAACTTGTTGACCGAAACTCCAGCCGAGGCGGTAAGGTTGGTTTTTTGAAATATGTCATCGCGGATGTATCGGGCAACTGTAGAAGCATAAGGCAATCCTGGCTTGTTTTCGCTTACATCGAGGTATGCTTCATCTAATGCAATTGGCTCAAAGATATCGGTGTAGCGTCTAAAAACATCGTGGATTTGTGCCGATACTGCTCGATACACTTCAAATCTTGGTTTGACAAACATAAGATTGGGACAAAGAGCGATGCCTACGGCTATGCTTCGCAAATCGCCGTTCTAGATGGCATAGCCGAATGAATCCCGAACTTTCTAGCTTCATAACTAGCAGCAGCTATATGCGAAGCGGTATCCTTTAGGACTACTCCGCGTTGAATGGGAGAAGCACCCACAGCTAAAGGTTTGCCTCGGTATTCTGGATTGTCTCGTTGCTCTACCGATGCGTAGAAAGCATCCATGTCAATGTGAATGATTTTCCTGGTATGATTCGCCATCACTTGAAAACTGAATAACCTTCGTTAGTGTAACTGTACTAATAAAGATTAGTCGTGTAATTCTAGATTTGGT
Protein-coding regions in this window:
- a CDS encoding A/G-specific adenine glycosylase, encoding MENIIIEERIKWFGDRLLTWAERNLRDYSWRQTLDPYSIMVAEFLLQRTDADTVAPIYEAFLTEYPTVERLAIASVEDVAKLLQPLGLFFRAERLSETAKIIIEKYEGKVPQSETELLKRPGIGKYTARAILSQAFGQPAAVLDTNVARILERFFGIKGGRVKSRSLILQNAAEIIAPQSEVGRWNLTLLDFGAKVCTARNPKCLQCPLS
- the dinB gene encoding DNA polymerase IV; amino-acid sequence: MRSIAVGIALCPNLMFVKPRFEVYRAVSAQIHDVFRRYTDIFEPIALDEAYLDVSENKPGLPYASTVARYIRDDIFQKTNLTASAGVSVNKFLAKIASGMNKPNGMTVILPEDAETFVEELPIEKFHGIGKVTAAKMKSLGIRTGADLKERSLFYLVQSFGKTGNYYYNIARAKDNRAVEANRIRKSIGAENSFAENLKDKATIIVKLKQIALTLVERIELHQASGRTLTLKVKFSDYQQITRSRTFENCIDSLDAIMREAVALLEIVELEDKSIRLLGISLSNLDHQKKQLRTVQLSLFE